In Spirochaetota bacterium, one DNA window encodes the following:
- a CDS encoding response regulator, which translates to MKVLIVEDEVVNALLFEHYLRELGHEVAGVVATGRGAIAAAEKTSPDAVLMDINLMDDVDGIDAAAAILEKRAVRIIFATGYDNAAIRERAAKINPHRYLVKPLTRKDLEEAL; encoded by the coding sequence ATGAAGGTTCTCATCGTGGAAGACGAGGTCGTGAACGCGCTCCTGTTCGAGCATTACCTGCGCGAACTGGGGCACGAGGTGGCGGGTGTCGTCGCGACCGGCAGGGGCGCAATCGCCGCGGCCGAAAAGACCTCACCCGACGCCGTGCTCATGGACATAAATCTCATGGACGACGTGGACGGGATAGACGCCGCGGCGGCGATACTGGAGAAGCGCGCCGTGCGGATCATCTTCGCGACCGGCTACGATAACGCCGCGATCAGGGAGCGGGCCGCGAAGATCAATCCCCACCGGTATCTCGTCAAGCCGCTTACCCGGAAGGACCTGGAGGAAGCGCTTTGA
- a CDS encoding methyl-accepting chemotaxis protein: MRPLPPIPLHGGKRLSPTPPAPVPKVLTSSFSPRTLNDRPCMPLLEKSMFTRTGSPTMKKLKLTHTFILLAVISFTSVVLLSIVGFVAFTRMAAAQDELYTDRYLPTIAMFRAEGSFREMRTNYIRIVDGDFLDRYYRDIDVQKRGIAEYLEEFERIHVGIDAEDRALLGELRAKIADYQARYDVLAKEKKETGKVTRESRLRSLGSADAIIKLFGELVARNMGDAKELDDSTDRTSRVSLIIYLVLGISFTALITVMVLVMVRTISHTAQAVVSYCGTVASGDLTAKLPDEILSAGNELGLISQWVGKMTGDIRTVVVRIRDVAGEIATAAEEMAGAANMFSDGAQNQSATTEEVNATIEEVSAGMEHIAANTRDESQKLGGFMVALGQLSHGITDTGNKLREAGETAVQVAARAKSGEEALGQMTENMSRITASSQEMTSIVDMINDISAQINLLSLNAAIEAARAGEAGRGFAVVADEISKLADSTATSIKEIDRYIRSNNEEIGKGQENVNSTSALIRGIIGDVTGMGEALRALSSSMQEQLAVNESVNRDAGEMMKRTGEIRTATDEQRIAVGEIVKSVSSINELTQTNASGAEELSGSSESLAGMAENLKRAIDYFQA; the protein is encoded by the coding sequence ATGCGGCCGCTGCCGCCGATACCGCTTCACGGCGGAAAGCGCCTCTCTCCCACCCCCCCGGCGCCCGTCCCTAAAGTCTTGACTTCGTCGTTTTCACCGCGTACATTAAATGATCGGCCTTGCATGCCTCTCCTTGAAAAAAGCATGTTCACTCGTACAGGGAGCCCGACCATGAAAAAGCTCAAACTGACGCACACCTTCATTCTGCTCGCGGTAATTTCATTCACGAGCGTGGTGCTCTTATCCATTGTGGGGTTCGTTGCCTTCACGCGCATGGCCGCGGCCCAGGACGAGCTCTACACGGACCGTTACCTTCCAACCATTGCGATGTTTCGCGCGGAAGGAAGCTTTCGGGAGATGCGGACGAATTATATTCGTATCGTGGACGGCGATTTCCTCGATAGGTATTACCGTGACATCGACGTCCAGAAGCGCGGGATCGCGGAGTACCTTGAAGAATTCGAAAGGATCCACGTGGGGATCGACGCGGAGGATCGCGCCCTGCTCGGAGAACTCCGGGCGAAGATAGCGGACTACCAGGCGCGCTACGATGTCCTCGCGAAGGAGAAGAAGGAGACGGGGAAGGTCACGCGGGAAAGCCGCCTGCGTTCGCTGGGGAGCGCGGACGCCATCATCAAGCTGTTCGGCGAGCTCGTTGCGCGCAATATGGGAGATGCGAAAGAGCTCGATGATTCCACCGACCGCACCTCGCGCGTTTCCCTGATCATATACCTTGTGCTCGGCATCTCTTTTACCGCGCTTATCACCGTCATGGTCCTGGTGATGGTACGCACGATTTCGCACACCGCGCAGGCGGTGGTCTCGTACTGCGGCACGGTCGCCTCGGGCGACCTCACGGCAAAGCTCCCCGACGAGATACTCTCCGCGGGCAACGAGCTCGGCCTCATCTCGCAATGGGTGGGCAAGATGACCGGGGACATCCGCACCGTAGTCGTGCGCATCCGCGACGTCGCGGGAGAGATTGCGACCGCCGCCGAGGAGATGGCCGGCGCGGCAAACATGTTCTCGGACGGCGCGCAGAACCAGTCGGCCACCACCGAGGAGGTGAACGCGACCATCGAGGAGGTATCCGCAGGCATGGAGCACATCGCCGCCAACACCAGGGACGAGTCCCAGAAGCTGGGCGGCTTCATGGTGGCCCTGGGCCAGCTTTCGCACGGGATCACGGATACGGGCAACAAGCTCAGGGAGGCCGGCGAAACCGCCGTCCAGGTCGCCGCCAGGGCGAAATCGGGCGAAGAGGCGCTGGGCCAGATGACCGAAAACATGTCGCGCATAACGGCAAGCTCGCAGGAGATGACCTCGATCGTCGACATGATCAACGACATCTCGGCGCAGATTAACCTGCTCTCGCTCAACGCGGCGATCGAGGCGGCGCGCGCCGGCGAGGCCGGGCGCGGGTTCGCGGTCGTCGCCGACGAGATTTCCAAGCTCGCCGACAGCACCGCGACGAGCATCAAGGAGATCGACCGCTACATCCGCAGCAACAACGAGGAGATCGGGAAGGGGCAGGAGAACGTGAATTCCACAAGCGCGCTCATCCGCGGCATTATAGGCGACGTCACGGGAATGGGCGAGGCCCTGCGCGCCCTTTCCTCGTCCATGCAGGAACAGCTCGCCGTGAACGAGTCGGTGAACAGGGACGCGGGCGAGATGATGAAGCGCACGGGCGAGATTCGCACCGCGACCGACGAGCAGCGGATCGCCGTGGGGGAGATCGTGAAATCGGTATCCAGCATAAACGAGCTCACGCAGACAAACGCATCCGGCGCCGAGGAGCTTTCCGGAAGCTCGGAATCGCTGGCGGGCATGGCCGAAAACCTCAAGCGGGCGATCGATTATTTCCAGGCCTAA
- a CDS encoding bifunctional transcriptional activator/DNA repair protein Ada, with protein sequence MNATQIIDERSMEKAFYARDSGYDGLFFTGVRTTGIFCRPTCTARKPRRENIEFFRSAREALNGGYRPCLVCRPMEARGATPDWVRTILDAVYADHGTRMKDADIRARGTDPARLRRWFRANHGMTFQAYLRALRIGRAFGRIKRGGRILDTAYDSGYESLSGFNDAFKKAYDGAPGKPGFEAVITTTRITTPLGPMLAGSGAGGICLLEFVDRRMLETQVARLSRRFRARFMPGVTAHLAQLQKEMDEYFAGARTNFDVPLETAGTPFQELVWNALRGIPYAQTVSYGELARRIGRPRAMRAVARANGDNRIAIIIPCHRVIGMDGTLTGYGGGLWRKRHLIDLERDHGGMGADTLPVVFKAR encoded by the coding sequence ATGAACGCCACGCAGATTATCGATGAACGCAGCATGGAGAAGGCCTTCTACGCGCGGGACAGCGGGTACGACGGGCTCTTCTTCACCGGGGTGAGAACCACGGGCATCTTCTGCCGTCCCACCTGCACCGCCAGGAAACCCCGGCGGGAGAACATAGAGTTTTTCAGGAGCGCCCGCGAGGCGCTTAACGGGGGCTACCGTCCCTGTCTGGTCTGCCGCCCCATGGAGGCGCGCGGCGCGACGCCGGACTGGGTGCGGACCATCCTTGACGCGGTGTACGCGGATCACGGAACCCGCATGAAGGACGCCGACATCCGCGCGCGCGGCACGGACCCGGCGCGCCTGCGCCGCTGGTTCAGGGCGAACCACGGGATGACCTTCCAGGCGTACCTGCGCGCCCTGCGGATCGGCAGGGCGTTCGGGAGGATCAAGCGGGGCGGGCGCATCCTGGACACCGCCTACGATTCGGGCTACGAATCGCTCTCCGGGTTCAACGACGCGTTCAAAAAAGCGTACGACGGCGCGCCCGGGAAACCCGGCTTCGAGGCGGTCATCACCACGACGCGGATCACAACGCCCCTGGGCCCCATGCTCGCCGGATCGGGCGCCGGGGGAATCTGCCTCCTCGAGTTTGTCGACAGGAGAATGCTCGAAACGCAGGTGGCGCGTCTTTCAAGAAGGTTTCGCGCGCGGTTCATGCCCGGCGTCACCGCACATCTCGCGCAGCTTCAGAAGGAGATGGACGAGTACTTCGCGGGCGCGCGCACGAATTTCGACGTTCCGCTCGAAACGGCCGGCACCCCCTTCCAGGAGCTCGTGTGGAACGCCCTGCGCGGGATCCCGTACGCGCAGACCGTTTCCTACGGGGAGCTCGCCCGGCGGATCGGGCGTCCCCGTGCCATGCGCGCGGTCGCCCGGGCGAACGGCGACAACCGGATCGCGATCATCATCCCCTGCCACAGGGTGATAGGCATGGACGGCACGCTCACCGGGTACGGGGGAGGCTTGTGGAGAAAGAGGCATCTCATCGATCTCGAGCGCGATCACGGAGGCATGGGGGCCGATACGCTTCCGGTAGTATTCAAGGCGCGTTGA
- a CDS encoding nuclear transport factor 2 family protein: MFGKALHGSLAAAVMCAVVCGMPAFACGGAGDLAEKERIIDTVNTLFVSTDNRDWGAVKACFADEVLFDMTSMAGGSPAKLKPGDIADMWDKGLKPLKAVHHQAGNYRVTLKGGGADVFCYGIALHWLPNPTNVNVRAFVGSYDFHLVQSGAAWKIDKFKFNLKFIEGNKDLEKAARP, from the coding sequence ATGTTCGGGAAAGCCTTACACGGAAGCCTCGCGGCCGCGGTCATGTGCGCGGTCGTGTGCGGAATGCCGGCGTTCGCATGCGGGGGCGCGGGCGATCTGGCCGAAAAGGAGAGGATAATCGATACGGTGAACACGCTCTTCGTGAGCACTGACAACCGCGACTGGGGCGCGGTGAAGGCCTGTTTCGCGGACGAGGTCCTCTTCGACATGACCTCGATGGCGGGCGGAAGCCCCGCGAAGCTGAAACCGGGAGACATCGCCGACATGTGGGACAAGGGGCTCAAGCCCCTCAAGGCCGTGCATCACCAGGCAGGAAACTACAGGGTGACGCTCAAGGGCGGCGGGGCGGACGTTTTCTGCTACGGGATAGCCCTTCACTGGCTTCCTAATCCCACGAACGTGAACGTGCGCGCCTTCGTGGGAAGCTACGACTTCCACCTGGTGCAATCCGGTGCGGCGTGGAAGATCGACAAGTTCAAATTCAACCTTAAATTCATCGAAGGAAACAAGGACCTGGAAAAGGCCGCGAGGCCGTAG
- a CDS encoding tetratricopeptide repeat protein, whose amino-acid sequence MNRSATAALVFALSIFTAPALTAKEMTILVHPFENTGDQAYSWISAGMTSSVVSDLGKIQDVTVISEPDRKKAVDEIQLGLTGLVDEQKAVKVGRVLGANLIFSGNYLVAGTQVRVNAVLIDVEKGSVQKSVKVDGTLGGIFDLQDRIVFALMAETEKVKIADVKPVRFTDDEKKKIETAEKPSFSAYELYAKGLQVRGSNPRTALDYFKKALEQQPDYLAALGEAGYTAGSVLNLFAEGLGYLERADALFVKRAGTNTREYANLMARTGLVYKEMDKLDKALECYAKSRDIRDTLGLQNTSGYAALMTNTGSAYWKKGQYDKALELYGISEKIKDSLGEQKTSGYAALLTNIGLVYAGKKQPDTAMEYYIRAREIRDALALQKTDSYAVLLSAIGSVYFHKGAYDQARENYVRAQEIRDALGLADTTDYAGLLFNIGLTGEKQGNKELAGQYFRKAYDTYVKTGYTGANRDRALKNAERLGH is encoded by the coding sequence ATGAATCGATCCGCCACCGCAGCGCTCGTCTTCGCGCTCTCCATTTTCACCGCACCCGCGCTCACCGCAAAGGAGATGACCATACTCGTGCACCCGTTCGAAAACACCGGCGACCAGGCGTACTCGTGGATATCCGCGGGCATGACCTCGTCCGTGGTCTCGGACCTGGGGAAGATCCAGGACGTCACCGTCATCTCCGAACCGGACAGGAAGAAGGCGGTGGACGAAATCCAGCTGGGACTTACCGGGCTCGTGGACGAGCAGAAGGCCGTGAAGGTGGGCAGGGTGCTGGGCGCCAACCTCATCTTCTCCGGGAACTACCTGGTCGCGGGGACCCAGGTGCGCGTGAACGCCGTGCTCATCGACGTGGAAAAGGGGAGCGTCCAGAAATCGGTGAAGGTGGACGGCACCCTGGGCGGCATCTTCGATCTTCAAGACCGAATCGTCTTCGCGCTCATGGCCGAGACGGAGAAGGTGAAGATCGCGGACGTGAAACCCGTCAGGTTCACCGACGACGAGAAGAAGAAGATCGAAACCGCCGAAAAGCCCAGCTTTTCCGCCTACGAGCTCTACGCGAAGGGATTGCAGGTGCGCGGCTCGAACCCGCGCACCGCGCTCGATTATTTCAAGAAGGCGCTCGAACAGCAGCCGGACTACCTGGCCGCGCTGGGCGAGGCGGGCTATACCGCGGGGAGCGTCCTGAACCTTTTCGCGGAAGGCCTGGGATACCTCGAGAGGGCCGATGCGCTTTTCGTCAAGAGGGCGGGGACGAACACCCGGGAATACGCGAATCTCATGGCGAGGACAGGCCTCGTGTACAAGGAGATGGACAAACTCGACAAGGCCCTCGAGTGCTACGCGAAATCGAGGGATATCAGAGACACCTTGGGGCTGCAGAATACGAGCGGCTACGCGGCCCTTATGACCAATACGGGAAGCGCGTACTGGAAAAAGGGGCAGTACGACAAGGCGCTCGAATTATACGGTATTTCCGAAAAAATAAAGGACTCCCTCGGGGAACAGAAAACCAGCGGGTACGCGGCCCTGCTGACGAATATCGGATTGGTCTACGCGGGCAAAAAACAGCCGGACACGGCGATGGAGTATTATATCCGCGCGCGGGAAATCCGGGACGCCCTGGCGCTTCAAAAAACCGACTCGTACGCGGTCCTGCTCTCGGCAATCGGCAGCGTCTATTTCCACAAGGGCGCCTATGACCAGGCCCGGGAAAACTATGTCCGCGCGCAGGAGATCAGGGACGCCCTGGGACTCGCGGATACCACCGACTACGCGGGACTGCTGTTTAATATCGGCCTGACCGGCGAAAAGCAGGGGAACAAGGAGCTTGCGGGCCAGTATTTCCGCAAAGCCTACGACACGTACGTGAAGACCGGCTACACGGGCGCGAACAGGGACAGGGCGCTCAAAAACGCCGAGAGACTGGGACATTAA
- a CDS encoding DUF664 domain-containing protein encodes MIETIRLFAAYNRKADAKMMGILAGLPDEALLKDTGTFFKSISGTLHHLAWAEIIWLNRIRGLITYACIENSGLADVPDAELNAMTGANCRALFPLKEKLDDLYVAIAAETKAEDLTRRFRYKNIMGKETEKTYWHMLMHVFNHGTHHRGSISAMLDMLKIDNDYSGILLHTN; translated from the coding sequence ATGATCGAGACCATACGGCTATTCGCCGCTTACAACAGGAAGGCAGACGCGAAGATGATGGGTATCCTCGCGGGGCTGCCAGACGAAGCGCTCCTGAAAGACACGGGGACGTTCTTCAAGTCCATTTCCGGAACGCTCCACCACCTCGCGTGGGCCGAGATCATCTGGCTCAACAGGATTCGCGGGCTCATCACGTACGCGTGCATCGAGAACAGCGGGCTCGCGGACGTCCCGGACGCGGAGCTCAACGCGATGACCGGCGCGAACTGCCGCGCCCTCTTCCCGCTCAAGGAGAAACTGGACGATCTCTATGTCGCGATCGCCGCGGAAACGAAGGCCGAGGACCTCACGCGCCGGTTCCGGTACAAGAACATCATGGGCAAAGAGACCGAGAAGACCTACTGGCACATGCTCATGCACGTGTTCAACCACGGGACCCATCACCGGGGCTCGATCTCCGCGATGCTCGACATGCTGAAGATCGACAATGACTACTCGGGAATACTGTTACACACGAACTGA
- a CDS encoding WD40 repeat domain-containing protein translates to MGIKKKEFRVERRYADGTAAEPQIHRIDGIDADWNMGRRDFLATTALGVAALGVLGASGCSSTGTTDTGTVPFSGECAGGLKSHPDAITGFIVHPDGEMLLSASTTQVAAWELPSGKPLESVAELSRVNAIALSSDGKTLAAGGDGYPFLFDLPSMKARLILTPNATTLTDLAFTPDGKILVAAPRTGPVIFYPMSGDKERVTEDPLSRPSFSFKPRDKTVTGIKISPDGTVLAALHRDMTISLIGIPSGKIVQIITDTPDACSTMTISPDGATLVAGFQDKSLRTYALPSGKRLLESRGLEGQVNALAWSPDGRILAAGVSSPGNGIMLFRPGEAKPYSVMKAHTDSVNSLAFTPDGRTLVSGSRDGTLLAWNPATGALLKTLPGHAGGVSRLAVSPDGETVVSAGGDSQIKSWSLKSGAQIACFFGPASLSEKETAKVFRKKNESGETAFYSVSSETKLPGGSVCTCNTVKGTLKTPAAERPYGGDTGGGRGYCTCNKICTCVPVK, encoded by the coding sequence GTGGGCATTAAAAAGAAAGAGTTCCGCGTCGAGCGCCGTTATGCGGACGGCACCGCGGCGGAGCCGCAGATACACAGGATCGACGGGATCGACGCGGACTGGAACATGGGACGCCGCGACTTCCTTGCCACGACCGCCCTGGGCGTCGCGGCGCTGGGCGTACTGGGCGCGTCCGGGTGCTCTTCCACCGGCACGACCGACACCGGGACCGTGCCCTTTTCCGGGGAATGCGCCGGGGGGCTCAAATCGCACCCGGACGCGATCACGGGATTCATCGTCCATCCCGACGGGGAGATGCTCCTCTCCGCCTCGACCACGCAGGTGGCGGCCTGGGAGCTCCCCTCCGGGAAGCCGCTCGAGTCCGTGGCGGAACTGAGCAGGGTGAACGCCATCGCGCTCTCGTCGGACGGAAAGACCCTCGCCGCGGGCGGCGACGGATATCCGTTTCTGTTCGACCTCCCCTCGATGAAAGCCCGCCTGATCCTGACGCCCAACGCCACGACCCTGACGGACCTGGCGTTCACCCCGGACGGAAAGATACTGGTCGCCGCTCCCCGGACAGGCCCCGTCATCTTCTACCCGATGTCGGGGGACAAGGAGCGCGTCACCGAGGATCCCCTGTCCCGTCCCTCGTTCTCATTCAAGCCCCGCGACAAGACCGTAACCGGGATCAAGATTTCGCCTGACGGTACGGTGCTCGCGGCCTTGCACCGTGATATGACTATCTCCCTCATCGGGATCCCCTCCGGAAAAATCGTGCAGATTATCACCGATACGCCCGACGCGTGTTCGACGATGACGATTTCACCCGACGGGGCCACGCTCGTCGCGGGATTCCAGGACAAGTCGCTGCGCACGTACGCGCTTCCCTCCGGAAAAAGGCTCCTTGAATCCAGGGGACTCGAGGGGCAGGTGAACGCGCTCGCATGGTCACCGGACGGCAGGATACTCGCCGCCGGGGTCTCCTCCCCCGGCAACGGGATCATGCTCTTCCGTCCCGGTGAGGCGAAGCCCTATTCCGTCATGAAGGCCCATACGGATTCGGTGAACTCGCTCGCCTTCACTCCCGACGGCAGGACGCTCGTCTCCGGGTCCCGGGACGGAACCCTGCTCGCCTGGAACCCGGCCACGGGCGCGCTCCTGAAAACGCTCCCCGGTCACGCCGGCGGCGTGTCGAGGCTCGCCGTATCGCCCGACGGCGAGACAGTCGTCTCGGCGGGGGGCGATTCACAAATAAAAAGCTGGTCGCTCAAGTCCGGTGCGCAGATAGCGTGCTTTTTCGGCCCGGCCTCGCTTTCGGAAAAGGAGACCGCGAAGGTTTTCAGGAAGAAAAACGAATCCGGCGAAACCGCCTTCTATTCCGTCTCCTCCGAAACAAAGCTTCCCGGCGGTTCGGTGTGCACGTGCAACACCGTGAAGGGCACGCTCAAGACACCCGCCGCGGAGCGTCCTTACGGCGGGGACACGGGCGGGGGACGGGGCTACTGCACCTGCAACAAGATCTGCACCTGCGTGCCGGTGAAATAG